One genomic region from Spirosoma sp. KCTC 42546 encodes:
- a CDS encoding GH3 auxin-responsive promoter family protein, protein MTVLNTTLKWLLQRRIPRIEAMMKQPGVVQQNVFSHLIRSGRRTEWGRKYQYNSIKTIADFQRQVPVSSYEDLFPYIERVMKGENKVLWPSPVRWFSKSSGTTNARSKFIPVTTESLDESHFKGGKDMMALYVANNPDSKAFEGKGLSIGGSLHQNPYGTNSATGDVSAVVMKNLPSWAQYIRTPSIEVALMDEWETKLERMAEITSQENVTSLLGTPTWGMVLIDKILARTGKSNILEVWPNFEVMMHGAVNFQPYRELFQHQVFPSKTVRYQEVYNASEGFFAIQDDLSRVGEMLLMLDYGIFYEFVPIHEADQEFPKALTIDEVELDKNYALIVSTNGGLWRYRVGDTVRFTSLYPHRLKVSGRTKHFINAFGEEVIVENAETAITKACEATGAIISDYTAGPVYMSNGANGCHEWVIEFTQEPDSQQRFNQLLDETLRQVNSDYDAKRYNDMVLKRPRIHVVQPGTFYAWMKQRGKLGGQHKVPRLANSREYLDDILGKVLEL, encoded by the coding sequence ATGACTGTCCTAAACACCACGCTTAAATGGCTCCTGCAACGGCGCATACCGCGCATTGAGGCTATGATGAAGCAACCAGGCGTGGTGCAACAGAACGTTTTCAGCCACCTGATCCGGTCTGGTCGTCGAACAGAGTGGGGCCGAAAATACCAGTACAACTCCATTAAGACCATCGCAGATTTCCAGCGACAAGTGCCCGTTTCGAGCTATGAAGACCTGTTTCCGTACATTGAGCGGGTCATGAAGGGCGAAAATAAGGTACTTTGGCCCTCGCCCGTTCGTTGGTTTTCCAAATCGTCTGGCACAACGAATGCCCGGAGCAAATTTATTCCCGTTACTACCGAGTCGCTGGACGAAAGCCACTTCAAAGGGGGCAAAGATATGATGGCCCTCTATGTGGCTAACAACCCGGATAGCAAGGCGTTTGAAGGGAAAGGACTTTCCATTGGCGGTAGCCTTCATCAAAATCCATATGGGACCAACAGCGCCACTGGCGATGTATCGGCAGTGGTTATGAAAAACCTGCCGAGTTGGGCTCAGTACATTCGAACGCCCTCTATTGAAGTTGCTCTGATGGACGAATGGGAAACTAAACTGGAGCGAATGGCGGAAATTACCTCACAGGAAAACGTAACCAGTTTATTGGGTACGCCAACCTGGGGTATGGTGCTGATTGACAAAATTCTGGCTCGCACGGGCAAGTCGAATATTTTGGAAGTCTGGCCGAATTTCGAGGTCATGATGCACGGAGCAGTTAATTTCCAACCCTACCGGGAGTTGTTCCAGCATCAGGTTTTCCCATCAAAAACCGTTCGTTATCAGGAAGTTTATAATGCGTCGGAAGGTTTCTTCGCCATTCAGGATGACTTAAGTCGCGTAGGCGAAATGCTGCTGATGCTCGATTACGGCATTTTCTATGAATTTGTGCCAATTCACGAAGCTGACCAGGAGTTTCCGAAGGCGTTGACCATTGACGAGGTTGAGCTAGATAAAAATTACGCCCTCATTGTTTCAACTAACGGAGGTTTATGGCGCTATCGAGTGGGCGATACAGTCCGCTTCACCTCCCTGTATCCGCACCGACTGAAGGTGAGTGGACGTACGAAGCATTTCATCAATGCCTTTGGCGAAGAAGTCATCGTTGAAAATGCTGAAACAGCCATCACAAAGGCCTGCGAAGCAACGGGTGCCATTATTTCCGACTACACTGCCGGGCCTGTTTACATGAGCAATGGCGCCAACGGTTGTCATGAATGGGTGATTGAGTTTACGCAGGAGCCAGATAGCCAGCAACGTTTCAATCAACTTCTGGACGAAACCCTTCGGCAAGTCAATTCCGACTATGATGCCAAACGGTATAATGATATGGTACTCAAACGCCCACGCATCCATGTCGTCCAACCGGGTACGTTCTATGCCTGGATGAAGCAGCGAGGTAAATTAGGTGGCCAGCATAAAGTACCCCGTCTGGCCAATTCCCGGGAGTATTTAGACGATATTTTGGGGAAAGTTCTTGAACTGTAG
- a CDS encoding glycerophosphodiester phosphodiesterase family protein: MRVLLFFFCMTGLAFVQPSPTFDLQGHRGCRGLMPENTVPAFLKALDLGVTTLEMDVVISKDNQVVVSHDPYFNAAFSIDPDGKPVEKKEQKNLILYQINYADIKRYDVGSLGNSAYPEQQKLKTYKPLLSEVIEQAEAYRKARNLPSFSYNIEIKSEPSEYSKSQPEPAAFCDLVQAIIKKHLPNDQLNRVNPDRVTIQSFDFTILKQWKQGINEGKYPNIRLSALVENLRSPEKNIEELGFKPDIYSPYFRLLSRDKINRLHQQGIKVIPWTVNQRDDMTRLKEWGVDGLITDYPDRASGI, translated from the coding sequence ATGCGTGTTCTTCTGTTCTTTTTCTGCATGACTGGTCTTGCTTTTGTTCAGCCATCACCAACATTTGATTTGCAGGGACACCGAGGCTGCCGGGGCTTGATGCCCGAAAATACGGTCCCCGCTTTTCTGAAAGCCCTTGATCTTGGTGTTACAACCTTAGAAATGGATGTAGTCATTAGTAAGGATAACCAGGTAGTCGTTTCGCATGACCCTTATTTCAACGCAGCCTTCAGCATTGATCCCGATGGAAAGCCAGTCGAAAAAAAAGAGCAGAAAAATCTGATCTTGTACCAGATAAATTATGCCGATATCAAACGCTATGACGTGGGTTCACTAGGCAACTCAGCTTACCCAGAACAGCAAAAGCTGAAAACGTATAAGCCCCTGTTGAGCGAAGTTATTGAACAGGCAGAAGCTTATCGAAAAGCCCGGAACCTTCCCTCATTTTCGTATAATATTGAAATCAAAAGCGAGCCATCCGAGTATAGTAAAAGTCAACCTGAACCAGCCGCATTTTGCGATCTTGTACAGGCAATTATAAAAAAGCATTTACCGAACGACCAACTCAATCGGGTCAATCCAGACCGGGTAACAATTCAAAGTTTTGACTTTACCATATTGAAACAGTGGAAACAGGGCATCAACGAAGGTAAGTACCCCAACATCAGGCTATCTGCATTGGTTGAAAACCTCCGCAGCCCAGAGAAGAATATTGAGGAACTCGGCTTTAAGCCTGATATTTATAGCCCCTATTTCCGATTGCTTAGTAGGGATAAAATTAATCGGTTACACCAGCAGGGGATAAAAGTTATTCCCTGGACAGTGAACCAGCGCGACGATATGACCCGATTGAAGGAGTGGGGCGTTGATGGGCTGATTACAGACTATCCTGACCGGGCAAGCGGTATATAA
- the smpB gene encoding SsrA-binding protein SmpB, which produces MASASIVKQVDIRNRRASFEYAFLDNYTAGIVLTGTEIKSVRQGKVNLQDAYCLIHNDEMFIRQMSIAIYTEGTHYNHDPLRDRKLLLTKREIKRLTEKLKDQGLTIVPIRLFTNERGFAKVEIALAKGKKLYDKRDSIKEREVERDLQRERY; this is translated from the coding sequence ATGGCTTCTGCTTCTATTGTTAAACAAGTTGATATCAGAAATCGCCGGGCCTCATTTGAGTACGCGTTTTTGGACAACTATACAGCGGGTATTGTTCTGACCGGTACCGAAATTAAATCGGTTCGGCAGGGAAAAGTGAACTTGCAGGATGCTTATTGCCTCATTCATAACGATGAAATGTTTATTCGGCAAATGAGTATTGCCATTTATACAGAAGGTACCCATTACAATCATGACCCCCTACGCGATCGAAAACTGTTGCTTACCAAGCGGGAGATTAAACGTCTTACCGAAAAATTAAAAGATCAGGGCCTGACCATCGTGCCTATTCGACTTTTTACGAATGAACGGGGTTTTGCCAAAGTTGAAATTGCGCTGGCAAAAGGTAAAAAACTTTATGATAAACGCGATAGCATTAAAGAGCGTGAAGTAGAGCGCGATCTGCAGCGGGAACGGTATTGA
- a CDS encoding flavin reductase family protein produces the protein MPKRLLKYKNYDVHSITTIANGKQNANIVTWVTQTAMDGKVLALALYKVDYTIELVRESGMLNLNLLATDQTRLVRKLGQQSGRHQDKFKNLPFALDDRGCPYLTESIGYAQCCVMHSTDAGDHELFICEVVKQIVLNPDKEVMTNSFLKEKKLIRG, from the coding sequence ATGCCTAAACGCTTGCTGAAGTACAAAAACTACGATGTTCATAGCATTACGACGATTGCGAACGGAAAACAGAACGCAAACATCGTAACTTGGGTGACCCAGACGGCAATGGATGGCAAGGTGCTCGCCCTAGCTCTATATAAAGTCGATTATACAATAGAGCTGGTTCGCGAAAGTGGTATGTTGAACCTGAACCTGTTAGCAACGGACCAAACCCGCTTGGTTCGAAAGCTTGGTCAGCAGTCAGGTCGTCATCAGGATAAATTTAAAAACCTGCCCTTTGCCCTGGATGATCGCGGTTGCCCCTATTTAACGGAATCTATCGGCTATGCTCAATGCTGCGTTATGCACAGCACCGATGCAGGTGATCATGAGTTATTCATCTGCGAAGTCGTCAAGCAGATTGTTCTCAATCCTGATAAAGAGGTGATGACCAATTCGTTTTTAAAGGAGAAAAAACTGATTCGCGGGTAA
- a CDS encoding Lrp/AsnC family transcriptional regulator — protein sequence MSIHKLDQIDRNVLEILQANAKITNAQLSKEIGLSPAPTLERVKKLETSGIIQSYHAQLNREKIGLGVTTFVMVTLVGHKKDTTMSFVDRVNQIPEIIECHHITGSGDFLLKVIAKDISSYQALMLDVINEIDEVASTQTMVIMSTFKESKVLPIP from the coding sequence ATGTCAATTCATAAATTAGATCAGATAGATCGCAACGTATTAGAGATTCTGCAAGCCAACGCTAAAATTACCAACGCACAGCTTTCAAAAGAAATTGGCCTTTCGCCCGCTCCTACACTCGAACGTGTAAAAAAACTGGAAACCTCGGGCATTATTCAGAGTTACCATGCGCAGCTAAACCGTGAAAAAATTGGCCTGGGCGTTACCACCTTCGTTATGGTCACGCTGGTTGGTCACAAAAAGGACACCACCATGTCATTCGTGGATCGGGTTAATCAAATCCCTGAAATCATCGAATGCCACCACATTACCGGTTCAGGCGATTTCCTGTTGAAAGTAATTGCGAAAGACATTTCGTCTTATCAGGCATTGATGCTCGATGTCATCAACGAAATTGATGAGGTGGCCAGTACCCAAACGATGGTGATCATGTCTACATTTAAGGAAAGCAAAGTATTGCCAATTCCATGA
- a CDS encoding 4-hydroxy-3-methylbut-2-enyl diphosphate reductase has translation MKSFDIPEYYRSSIITPLKEFRRKRDKLKRDFTPTLLDFGPIRILIARHFGFCYGVENAVEIAYKAIAENPDKRIFLLSEMIHNPDVNADLQDRGVRFIMDTSGRQLIPWSELKSDDVVIIPAFGTTLETQSQLSVLGLDVAKYDTTCPFVEKVWNKAGQIGQKNYTVIVHGKPSHEETRATFSHSKEAAPTVVVKDMAQTQRLAKYILGELPAEEFYAEFAGQYSAEFDPTRDLDRIGVVNQTTMLASDTQSIADYLKQVMIQKFGLDTDSTEAHFANTRDTLCYATNDNQDATYTLLTYPASPDRADFAIVAGGYNSSNTSHIVELCEEKLPTYFIESEQKILSDKLIRHFDGHTKQEVVTENFLPQPDDFHPVTVLLTCGASCPDAVVEGILLKLVSFFPNALPIGEVMDNVMQ, from the coding sequence ATGAAATCGTTTGATATACCTGAATATTATCGCAGTAGCATCATCACTCCGCTGAAAGAATTTCGACGGAAACGGGATAAATTAAAGCGCGACTTCACCCCTACCCTGCTCGATTTTGGTCCAATTCGGATATTGATTGCCCGACACTTTGGCTTTTGCTATGGAGTCGAAAATGCGGTTGAAATTGCGTATAAAGCCATTGCCGAAAATCCTGACAAGCGAATATTTCTGTTAAGTGAGATGATTCACAATCCTGATGTTAATGCAGATTTACAGGATCGTGGCGTGCGCTTCATTATGGATACCAGCGGGCGTCAACTTATTCCGTGGTCTGAGCTTAAGTCTGATGATGTCGTGATTATCCCGGCATTCGGGACAACCCTGGAAACGCAGAGTCAATTGTCAGTTCTAGGCTTGGATGTGGCTAAGTATGATACTACCTGCCCATTTGTTGAAAAAGTATGGAACAAAGCCGGACAGATTGGACAAAAAAACTATACAGTTATTGTCCATGGCAAACCCAGTCATGAAGAAACGCGCGCTACCTTTTCGCACAGTAAAGAAGCAGCTCCAACGGTTGTCGTAAAAGACATGGCTCAGACCCAACGACTGGCAAAATACATTCTGGGCGAGTTACCTGCCGAGGAATTTTACGCTGAGTTCGCCGGACAATATTCGGCGGAATTTGACCCAACCCGTGATTTGGATCGCATTGGCGTAGTGAACCAGACCACCATGTTGGCCTCTGATACACAAAGCATTGCCGATTATTTAAAGCAGGTAATGATCCAGAAGTTTGGTCTGGATACTGATTCAACCGAAGCGCACTTTGCCAATACCCGAGACACGTTATGCTATGCGACCAACGATAACCAGGACGCTACTTATACCCTACTCACCTATCCCGCTTCTCCAGACCGGGCCGATTTTGCCATTGTAGCCGGTGGCTATAACTCATCCAACACCTCGCATATCGTTGAACTCTGCGAAGAGAAACTACCAACCTATTTCATTGAATCAGAACAGAAAATACTATCCGATAAGCTTATTCGCCATTTCGATGGGCATACGAAACAGGAAGTCGTTACGGAGAACTTCTTACCCCAACCAGATGATTTTCATCCGGTTACGGTATTGCTTACCTGTGGAGCTTCTTGCCCGGATGCCGTAGTGGAAGGCATTCTGCTTAAGCTCGTCAGCTTTTTCCCTAATGCCCTCCCAATTGGCGAGGTTATGGATAATGTAATGCAGTAA
- a CDS encoding glycoside hydrolase family 10 protein, with translation MRSIVYSFLLLTMFVWGSCRQAKPVPVVTRRPPVKAARPQAGPTSPVVQKPVVVKTTPPKPATVVVTAPLDSLETEEETYPTPPPPKREFRAVWIATVDNIDWPSKKGLPVADQQREILAMFDMHQQMGLNAVIVQIRSAADAFYAKSSEPWSEWLTGQQGLAPDPFYDPMEFMIEQAHQRGLEFHAWFNLDRATFSKNASIAPTNIVYRKPNWLLTYGGRKLFNLGIPEVRSYVAGIVANVVREYDIDGIHFDDYFYPYAEPGQILRDDSVYQANYNGMTKADWRRDNVNKLIAELRDSIRANKPWIKFGVSPFGIWKNQNNDPQGSATNGGQSYYDNYADSRKWAREGLIDYIVPQVYFSSEFGRVPYKSLVDWWTRNTGKAHLYIGHGAYRVGRGSERDPGWSRATEFPNQVRYNRQQQAVQGSVLFSAKNLKLNPLAFRDSLQTNFYRHMALVPTMPWLDSIPPMPPRDLKAAIIPEGVELFWQQSAEASDGDGATSYLIYRFEGRHPRLRLDDPRHIVAHCIGESTTRFVDKTADPKKKYVYAITAIDRLKNESREVIIKVQ, from the coding sequence ATGCGTTCAATTGTTTATTCTTTCCTGCTGCTTACCATGTTTGTCTGGGGTAGCTGCCGTCAGGCAAAGCCCGTTCCTGTGGTTACAAGAAGGCCTCCCGTAAAGGCAGCACGTCCACAAGCTGGCCCAACTTCCCCCGTTGTTCAAAAGCCAGTTGTGGTTAAGACTACGCCACCTAAACCAGCAACCGTAGTGGTAACCGCCCCACTCGATTCTCTCGAAACGGAGGAGGAAACGTATCCAACACCACCACCGCCCAAACGTGAATTCCGGGCAGTATGGATTGCAACCGTTGATAATATTGACTGGCCAAGCAAAAAAGGATTGCCGGTTGCCGATCAGCAGCGCGAAATTCTGGCCATGTTTGACATGCATCAGCAAATGGGCCTGAACGCAGTGATTGTGCAGATTCGGTCGGCGGCCGATGCATTTTATGCAAAAAGTTCAGAGCCCTGGTCGGAGTGGCTAACGGGCCAGCAGGGATTGGCACCCGATCCCTTTTATGACCCGATGGAATTTATGATTGAGCAGGCGCATCAGCGTGGACTTGAGTTTCATGCCTGGTTCAACCTGGATCGGGCAACGTTCAGTAAAAATGCCAGTATAGCCCCAACCAATATCGTTTATCGAAAGCCGAACTGGTTATTAACCTATGGTGGTCGTAAACTCTTTAACCTCGGTATTCCTGAAGTCCGTTCCTATGTAGCTGGCATTGTGGCCAATGTAGTACGGGAGTATGATATTGATGGAATTCATTTCGATGATTATTTTTATCCCTATGCTGAACCCGGCCAGATACTACGCGATGACAGCGTTTATCAGGCTAATTACAATGGGATGACCAAGGCCGATTGGCGCCGTGATAATGTAAACAAACTCATTGCTGAACTTCGGGACTCAATTCGGGCTAATAAGCCATGGATAAAATTTGGGGTTAGCCCCTTTGGCATCTGGAAAAACCAGAATAATGATCCCCAGGGCTCAGCTACCAATGGCGGGCAATCGTACTATGACAATTATGCTGATTCCCGAAAATGGGCGCGGGAAGGCTTAATTGACTACATAGTACCCCAGGTGTATTTCAGTTCGGAATTCGGGCGAGTACCGTATAAAAGCCTTGTAGATTGGTGGACGCGCAATACGGGTAAGGCACATCTGTATATTGGTCATGGCGCGTACCGGGTTGGCCGAGGGTCTGAGCGTGACCCAGGCTGGTCTCGAGCCACAGAATTTCCAAATCAAGTACGTTATAACCGCCAGCAGCAGGCGGTACAAGGTAGCGTATTGTTCAGTGCCAAAAACTTAAAACTCAACCCGCTGGCATTCCGGGATTCGCTGCAAACAAATTTCTATCGCCACATGGCCTTAGTACCTACTATGCCCTGGCTGGATAGTATTCCGCCCATGCCTCCCCGCGACCTGAAAGCGGCTATCATACCAGAAGGAGTAGAACTATTCTGGCAACAATCTGCCGAAGCTAGTGATGGGGATGGTGCCACTTCGTATCTTATTTATCGCTTTGAAGGAAGGCACCCGCGTCTACGCTTAGATGACCCCCGTCATATTGTAGCCCATTGCATTGGCGAGTCCACGACCCGTTTTGTCGATAAGACCGCTGATCCTAAGAAGAAATATGTGTATGCTATAACAGCCATAGACCGGCTTAAGAACGAAAGTCGGGAGGTTATTATAAAGGTACAGTAG
- a CDS encoding OmpH family outer membrane protein, whose translation MKNASLILNVILTIAVAVLYYLHFKGAQPESSAPTVTTPAEAKGKSIVYVNVDSLLTKYDYFKDTQKVLESKRFQLENDLAGKGRNLQNKVTFFQQRAATMTQEQGRATEAALQKEQQDILAYRERAAQSLAVEEQAKNKQLYDQIYDYLKKINGQNKYEFVLGYTKGGGILFADQSVDQTKAILDGLNKEYAAKQTKK comes from the coding sequence GTGAAGAATGCCTCGTTGATTCTAAACGTCATCCTGACGATTGCCGTAGCTGTATTGTACTACCTGCATTTTAAAGGTGCGCAGCCTGAGTCCTCAGCTCCCACCGTAACAACACCTGCCGAAGCTAAAGGCAAATCTATTGTGTATGTGAATGTTGATTCACTACTAACTAAATACGACTACTTTAAAGACACGCAGAAAGTGCTTGAAAGCAAGCGGTTCCAGTTAGAAAACGACCTGGCTGGTAAAGGCCGGAATCTACAGAACAAAGTTACGTTCTTTCAGCAACGGGCGGCTACAATGACTCAGGAACAGGGCCGCGCTACAGAAGCTGCCCTTCAAAAAGAGCAGCAGGACATCCTGGCCTATCGGGAGCGGGCTGCACAAAGTCTGGCTGTAGAAGAGCAGGCTAAAAACAAGCAGTTGTACGACCAGATTTACGACTACCTGAAAAAGATCAACGGACAAAACAAATATGAGTTTGTACTAGGCTACACAAAAGGTGGTGGGATTCTATTCGCAGATCAGTCTGTAGACCAGACGAAAGCTATTTTGGATGGCCTGAATAAAGAATATGCGGCTAAGCAAACAAAAAAATAG
- a CDS encoding HNH endonuclease translates to MGRKVLVLNQDYSALSICSVPKAFLLVYLDKAELVAESEQFMLRTVSAEFPMPTVIRLHRYINLPYKGVMLTRQNIFKRDGHHCQYCGTTEDLTLDHVMPKSRGGKTSWDNLATACKRCNSRKGDFTPEEANLKLRQKPFKPTFLVFLREFSGSIEESWMPFLAKKEKAFK, encoded by the coding sequence ATGGGTAGGAAAGTATTAGTCTTAAATCAAGATTACAGTGCTCTCAGCATTTGCTCCGTTCCCAAAGCATTCCTGCTGGTTTATTTAGATAAAGCCGAACTCGTTGCCGAATCCGAGCAGTTTATGCTCCGAACCGTTTCTGCCGAGTTCCCGATGCCGACGGTTATTCGGCTTCATCGGTACATTAATCTGCCCTACAAAGGCGTCATGCTCACCCGGCAAAACATCTTTAAGCGAGATGGTCATCATTGTCAGTATTGCGGCACTACCGAAGACTTAACGCTCGATCATGTAATGCCTAAGTCACGCGGGGGCAAAACAAGTTGGGACAACCTGGCTACGGCCTGTAAGCGCTGTAATTCACGCAAAGGGGATTTTACGCCAGAAGAAGCTAATTTAAAACTTCGCCAGAAGCCCTTTAAACCGACATTTCTGGTCTTCCTGCGTGAGTTTTCCGGTTCGATTGAAGAAAGTTGGATGCCATTTCTAGCCAAGAAGGAGAAGGCATTTAAGTAA
- a CDS encoding DUF2256 domain-containing protein — MRKKENLPTKTCPACNRPFSWRKKWEKNWEHVIYCSDACRGVSKRLKTSLNPSI, encoded by the coding sequence ATGCGGAAGAAAGAAAATCTGCCAACAAAAACTTGCCCAGCCTGCAACCGCCCGTTTAGCTGGCGGAAAAAGTGGGAAAAAAATTGGGAGCATGTCATTTACTGTAGTGATGCATGTCGGGGAGTTAGTAAGCGGCTAAAAACAAGCCTAAATCCCAGTATATAG
- a CDS encoding penicillin acylase family protein, with amino-acid sequence MRYTKAIVVSLLTIVLVWALNRSWGSIPAFGPLLSPFVGFWQNAEAANTTDEELTLNGTKAPVTVVFDDLAIPHVFAQNDHDAYFAQGYLTARDRLWQMEFQTHAAAGRVSELVGDKALELDRFNRHLGMGFGAEKAVKEMMADPRSRESVEAYTAGVNAYINQLKPAQYPLEYKLLGYAPEPWQPIKCAYFLKYMSGVLALGADDLNMSNVLKKYGTVVTTDLFPDYPFREDPIIPVGTKWDFTPVKIPAVPANLLPDKKSVAMNWPEQDPTIGSNNWAVGPQKSASGYPILANDPHLSLSLPSIWYQMQLVTPTMNVYGATMPGSPGVIIGFNKQVAWGVTNVGADVLDFYQIRFKDATRREYWHDNKWKAVSRRLEVIKVKGMPDVVDTVLYTHHGPIMYEVGEKPFAKNVPVGYAARWIAHEASNDFLTYYLLDRAKNHDDYRKALSYYGAPAQNFVFADTAKNIAISPNGRFPLKWKDQGKFLLDGTNPAHDWQGWIPAAQNPHVKNPPRGFVSSANQSSTDPTYPYYINWQFAPSERGTRINQRLTAMNQATPDSLRSLQNDNFNLQAANALPVFLPYIQEKSLSGEQKKALDIMKKWRYNNDIAEIGPTVFTEWVRQYLDGVWKDDFPSNDTTTLRYPSFDRTLQLAEKEPNAHWFDDLTTPAKETIGSVLTQSFRGAVDSLTRQHGAMGISWQWGPHKATRITHLARLDALSALNVQIGGGRSVVNATSERHGPSWRMVVALGPTPKAYGVYPGGQSGNPGSPHYLNMLETWRTGQLNELLYMQTAQDKNPRIKRKLVIK; translated from the coding sequence ATGCGCTACACAAAGGCTATTGTTGTTTCTCTACTTACCATTGTACTCGTTTGGGCATTAAACCGATCCTGGGGAAGTATTCCGGCCTTCGGTCCTTTATTAAGTCCATTTGTAGGGTTTTGGCAAAATGCCGAAGCCGCCAATACTACAGACGAAGAACTCACACTGAACGGTACTAAAGCTCCCGTTACAGTTGTATTTGATGACTTAGCGATTCCCCACGTTTTCGCTCAGAACGACCATGATGCTTATTTCGCTCAGGGGTACCTAACGGCTCGGGATCGGCTTTGGCAGATGGAATTCCAAACCCACGCAGCCGCGGGCCGCGTTTCCGAACTAGTGGGCGACAAAGCACTGGAGCTGGATCGTTTCAACCGCCACCTCGGTATGGGATTCGGAGCCGAAAAAGCCGTAAAGGAAATGATGGCAGATCCTCGTTCCCGAGAGTCGGTTGAGGCTTATACGGCCGGTGTTAATGCCTATATTAATCAGTTGAAACCAGCTCAGTATCCGCTCGAATACAAATTATTAGGGTATGCTCCTGAGCCCTGGCAGCCGATTAAATGTGCTTATTTTCTGAAATACATGTCTGGTGTACTGGCGCTTGGGGCCGATGACCTGAATATGAGTAACGTACTGAAAAAGTATGGTACAGTCGTTACAACGGATCTCTTTCCTGATTACCCATTTCGGGAAGACCCCATTATTCCCGTTGGAACAAAATGGGATTTCACGCCTGTCAAGATACCTGCCGTACCCGCCAACTTACTGCCTGATAAAAAGTCAGTAGCAATGAATTGGCCGGAACAGGACCCTACCATCGGAAGTAATAACTGGGCCGTTGGACCGCAGAAGTCGGCTTCGGGGTATCCAATTTTAGCCAACGACCCTCATTTATCGCTGAGTCTGCCGTCAATTTGGTACCAAATGCAACTCGTAACGCCGACAATGAATGTATATGGAGCCACAATGCCTGGTTCGCCGGGGGTTATTATTGGATTTAATAAACAAGTTGCTTGGGGTGTTACGAATGTAGGCGCCGATGTGCTGGATTTTTACCAGATACGTTTCAAGGACGCTACCCGACGGGAGTACTGGCACGATAATAAGTGGAAAGCCGTCAGCCGTCGGCTAGAAGTTATTAAAGTGAAAGGTATGCCCGATGTTGTCGATACCGTTTTGTATACCCATCACGGCCCCATTATGTATGAGGTAGGGGAGAAGCCATTTGCCAAAAATGTTCCGGTGGGTTATGCCGCTCGTTGGATTGCACACGAAGCCTCTAATGATTTCCTGACCTACTACCTGCTCGATCGGGCTAAAAACCATGACGACTATCGAAAAGCGCTCAGCTATTACGGGGCTCCAGCGCAAAATTTCGTTTTCGCTGACACAGCTAAAAATATAGCTATCTCGCCGAACGGACGTTTCCCCTTAAAATGGAAAGATCAGGGTAAGTTTTTGCTGGATGGCACCAATCCCGCCCACGACTGGCAAGGCTGGATTCCGGCTGCACAGAATCCGCATGTGAAAAATCCCCCCAGAGGTTTCGTGAGTTCGGCGAATCAGTCCTCTACCGATCCAACCTATCCTTATTATATTAACTGGCAATTTGCCCCGTCCGAGCGTGGTACGCGAATCAATCAGCGGTTAACAGCTATGAATCAAGCCACACCCGACAGTCTGCGCTCTTTACAAAATGACAACTTTAATCTTCAGGCGGCCAATGCATTGCCGGTATTTTTGCCCTACATCCAGGAGAAATCATTATCTGGGGAGCAGAAAAAGGCACTGGATATCATGAAAAAATGGCGCTATAACAATGACATTGCTGAGATTGGGCCAACTGTTTTTACCGAGTGGGTTCGCCAATACCTGGATGGCGTCTGGAAAGACGATTTCCCAAGCAATGACACAACAACCTTACGTTACCCAAGTTTCGACCGGACACTTCAGTTGGCGGAGAAAGAACCGAACGCTCACTGGTTTGATGACCTGACAACTCCGGCAAAAGAAACGATTGGCAGTGTACTAACACAAAGTTTTCGTGGGGCCGTTGACTCGCTAACCCGACAGCATGGTGCTATGGGTATATCCTGGCAGTGGGGACCACATAAAGCCACTCGTATTACGCACTTAGCTCGATTAGACGCCCTCAGTGCACTGAATGTGCAAATTGGTGGTGGACGAAGCGTAGTCAATGCCACCAGCGAACGACATGGGCCATCCTGGCGAATGGTGGTGGCCTTAGGGCCAACGCCGAAAGCCTACGGCGTGTATCCGGGCGGGCAATCGGGTAATCCTGGTAGCCCTCATTATCTGAACATGCTTGAAACCTGGCGCACTGGCCAGCTTAATGAATTGCTGTATATGCAAACAGCGCAAGACAAAAATCCCAGAATAAAACGGAAACTGGTTATTAAGTAA